One window of Gloeothece citriformis PCC 7424 genomic DNA carries:
- a CDS encoding DUF29 domain-containing protein yields MANLYDTDYLIWTEKQAELLRDRKFEQLDLENLIEEVEDLGKSELRTCRSGAILIIIHLLYLRYWEAELERNQFQWQAEIDNWRVQLESRLTGSFRNRLEEEWEELYQSAVKKFEKKTGLNIPKS; encoded by the coding sequence ATGGCTAATTTATACGATACAGATTATTTAATTTGGACAGAAAAACAAGCGGAATTGTTACGTGATCGCAAGTTTGAACAACTGGATTTAGAAAATTTAATAGAAGAGGTAGAAGACTTGGGGAAAAGTGAGTTAAGGACTTGCCGATCGGGGGCGATTCTGATTATAATTCATCTGTTATATCTTCGGTATTGGGAAGCAGAATTAGAACGGAATCAATTTCAGTGGCAAGCAGAAATCGATAATTGGAGAGTTCAATTAGAATCAAGACTTACAGGATCATTTAGAAACCGATTAGAGGAAGAATGGGAAGAATTGTATCAGTCTGCGGTTAAAAAATTTGAGAAGAAAACAGGATTAAATATTCCTAAAAGTTAG
- a CDS encoding CBS domain-containing protein, whose product MTKTVKDVMTPNPYTVTPQTPLQEAIKLMAEKHISGLPVVNDQGLLVGVISETDLMWQETGVETPPYIMILDSVIYLQNPARYDKEIHKALGQTVGEVMSDKPITVKPDQPLREAAQLMHDKKIRRLPVIESAQGKVIGIITSGDIIRAMASS is encoded by the coding sequence ATGACCAAAACGGTTAAAGATGTCATGACCCCCAATCCCTATACGGTAACGCCTCAAACTCCACTGCAAGAGGCGATCAAACTCATGGCAGAAAAACATATCAGTGGATTACCCGTCGTCAATGATCAAGGATTGTTAGTCGGTGTTATCTCCGAAACCGACTTGATGTGGCAAGAAACCGGCGTGGAAACCCCACCCTATATCATGATTCTCGATAGTGTGATCTATCTTCAAAATCCCGCTCGTTATGACAAGGAAATTCACAAAGCTTTAGGGCAAACTGTCGGGGAAGTGATGAGCGATAAACCCATTACTGTCAAACCCGATCAACCCTTACGGGAAGCCGCCCAATTAATGCACGATAAAAAAATCCGTCGCCTACCGGTTATTGAGTCAGCACAAGGAAAAGTTATCGGAATTATTACCAGTGGGGATATTATTCGCGCGATGGCGAGTAGTTAA
- a CDS encoding RNA polymerase sigma factor SigF, producing the protein MYTPVKENLKVETLRLFQDYQKTSTPELRNQILELNFGLVRREAHHWTTQCNENYEDLLQVGCLGLIRAIERFELGKGHAFSSFAIPYIRGEIQHYLRDKGYSVRIPRRWLDLGRQAMIIRREFQTQFNRQPTDTEIAYGLEVSLKEWQEIKLAFQNREPLSLDVSINHDEEGQTSLADLVPDPKYRSFQLSQDDQIRLQQALSQLEERTRRVLEFVFLQDLTQREAAEQLGISVVTVSRRVKKGLDFLKETMKKEIF; encoded by the coding sequence ATGTACACCCCTGTTAAAGAAAATCTCAAAGTAGAAACCTTACGCTTGTTCCAAGATTATCAAAAAACCTCAACCCCTGAACTGCGTAATCAAATTTTGGAACTTAATTTTGGGTTAGTCAGAAGAGAAGCTCATCATTGGACGACTCAGTGTAATGAAAATTATGAGGATTTGCTGCAAGTAGGCTGTTTAGGATTGATTCGAGCCATTGAACGATTTGAACTGGGAAAAGGTCACGCCTTTAGTTCTTTCGCTATTCCCTATATCCGAGGAGAAATTCAACATTATCTACGCGATAAAGGCTATTCGGTGAGAATTCCTCGACGGTGGTTAGATTTAGGCCGTCAAGCCATGATTATTCGACGAGAGTTTCAAACTCAATTTAACCGTCAACCCACCGACACAGAAATCGCTTACGGGTTAGAGGTTTCTCTCAAAGAATGGCAAGAAATTAAGTTAGCTTTTCAAAACCGTGAACCGTTGAGTTTAGATGTCTCGATTAACCATGACGAGGAAGGACAAACCAGTTTAGCCGATCTTGTCCCCGATCCTAAGTATCGCAGTTTTCAGTTATCTCAAGACGATCAAATTCGCTTACAGCAAGCTTTATCTCAACTCGAAGAACGCACCAGACGAGTTCTAGAATTTGTCTTTTTACAAGATTTAACGCAACGAGAAGCCGCAGAACAACTGGGAATCAGTGTGGTAACAGTTTCCAGACGGGTTAAAAAAGGACTTGATTTTTTAAAAGAAACTATGAAGAAAGAAATTTTTTAA